The Microbacterium sp. LWO12-1.2 genome includes a window with the following:
- a CDS encoding MogA/MoaB family molybdenum cofactor biosynthesis protein, with amino-acid sequence MSPLPALVITVSDRSAAGEREDRGGPIAVELLREAGWHCPEPQIIADGASSVADALRRALARGIRLVVTTGGTGVGPRDLTPEGTRRVITREIPGIAEELRRSGLADTPLSVLSRGLAGIVDPAGMLVVNLPGSPRAVASGVPVVLGVAGHILDQVEGGDHS; translated from the coding sequence ATGTCGCCGCTCCCCGCACTCGTGATCACCGTCTCGGACCGATCTGCCGCGGGGGAGCGCGAGGACCGTGGAGGCCCGATCGCCGTCGAGCTGCTGCGCGAAGCGGGCTGGCACTGCCCGGAGCCTCAGATCATCGCCGACGGTGCGAGTTCGGTGGCGGATGCGCTGCGGCGAGCACTCGCCCGCGGCATCCGGCTGGTCGTGACCACGGGCGGAACCGGAGTCGGTCCCCGCGACCTGACGCCCGAGGGGACGCGCCGGGTGATCACCCGTGAGATCCCCGGGATCGCCGAGGAGCTGCGCCGCAGCGGCCTCGCCGACACGCCGCTGTCCGTGCTGTCGCGCGGTCTGGCCGGCATCGTCGACCCTGCCGGCATGCTCGTGGTGAATCTTCCCGGTTCGCCCCGTGCCGTGGCATCCGGCGTACCCGTGGTGCTCGGCGTCGCCGGGCACATCCTGGATCAGGTGGAGGGCGGAGATCACTCATGA
- a CDS encoding molybdenum cofactor biosynthesis protein MoaE, which produces MNDVRLAAVSEERLDLDTHLAAVEDPRLGAVTTFVGRVRDNDPEAATPVVGLEYSAHPDAEAALRRIAEQAGAGADARAVVAVTHRVGRLDVGDAAVVIAVASEHRAEAFEVCRAVIEAIKSDLPVWKRQLEVDGTSSWKGIGG; this is translated from the coding sequence ATGAACGACGTACGACTGGCAGCGGTGTCGGAGGAACGGCTCGACCTCGACACGCATCTCGCCGCGGTGGAGGACCCGCGCCTCGGCGCGGTGACGACGTTCGTCGGTCGGGTGCGTGACAACGACCCGGAGGCGGCGACCCCTGTCGTCGGGCTCGAGTACAGCGCTCACCCGGATGCCGAGGCGGCGCTCCGGCGGATCGCGGAGCAGGCCGGTGCCGGGGCGGATGCCCGCGCCGTGGTGGCCGTGACCCACCGGGTCGGTCGGCTCGACGTCGGCGACGCGGCTGTCGTGATCGCGGTCGCCTCCGAGCACCGTGCCGAGGCCTTCGAGGTGTGCCGGGCCGTCATCGAGGCGATCAAGAGCGACCTGCCGGTGTGGAAGCGGCAGCTCGAGGTCGACGGGACGTCGTCGTGGAAGGGCATCGGCGGCTGA
- a CDS encoding MoaD/ThiS family protein, translated as MTRVRYFAAAAEAAGTDSEERSEASLVALRAAVVTEHPALADILPRCAVMVDGVRTDGDLALDDAELIDILPPFAGG; from the coding sequence ATGACCCGCGTGCGCTACTTCGCCGCCGCCGCCGAGGCCGCGGGCACCGACAGCGAGGAGCGCAGCGAGGCCTCCCTCGTCGCACTGCGCGCAGCGGTCGTGACCGAGCATCCGGCTCTGGCCGACATCCTGCCGCGCTGCGCCGTCATGGTCGACGGGGTGCGCACCGACGGAGACCTCGCCCTCGACGACGCCGAACTCATCGACATCCTCCCGCCGTTCGCCGGCGGCTGA
- the moaC gene encoding cyclic pyranopterin monophosphate synthase MoaC: MSFPHLDAAGRAHMVDVTAKQPTVRTATARGFVRCSADVIAALRDGTVPKGDVLAVARIAGIQAAKSTASLLPLAHVIGVHRASVELEIVDDGVRIEATVGTADRTGIEMEALTAVSVTALAIVDMIKGVDRAVVIEDVRIVAKSGGRSGDWVRPGEADPFIGSEDSR, from the coding sequence ATGAGCTTCCCTCACCTTGACGCTGCCGGCCGCGCCCACATGGTCGACGTGACCGCCAAGCAGCCGACCGTCCGCACGGCGACCGCTCGCGGATTCGTGCGCTGCAGCGCCGACGTGATCGCGGCCCTCCGTGACGGCACCGTGCCCAAGGGCGATGTGCTCGCCGTGGCGCGTATCGCCGGCATCCAGGCAGCCAAGTCCACCGCGTCGCTGCTGCCGCTGGCGCATGTGATCGGCGTGCACCGGGCGAGCGTCGAGCTCGAGATCGTCGACGACGGCGTGCGCATCGAGGCGACGGTCGGTACCGCCGACCGCACGGGCATCGAGATGGAAGCGCTCACGGCCGTATCCGTGACGGCTCTCGCGATCGTCGACATGATCAAGGGCGTCGACCGTGCCGTCGTGATCGAGGATGTACGCATCGTGGCGAAGTCGGGCGGCCGCTCCGGCGACTGGGTGCGCCCCGGCGAAGCCGACCCCTTCATCGGATCCGAGGACTCCCGATGA
- the glp gene encoding gephyrin-like molybdotransferase Glp, with protein MSGRRTVEDQLARVLAAVRVLDAEARPVRSAAGRTLAAPAAAAHDIPLFDNSAMDGFAVRGADVAAASEDNPITLRVVADLPAGVALDPPLGPGDAARIMTGSPTPADADVIVPFEDTEGGLADSLGEVRVLRAPAKPGVFVRRRGTDLRAGDEVVRTGERLGAFQVAAAVAAGVAEVTVTRAPRVAVVSTGSELLAPGEAVTRGHIPDSNGPLLEQLVADADAEVVLVARVTDEAEAVRAVTAEAVALGADVIIFTGGVSAGAYEPVRGAFDGQGEVEFASVAMQPGKPQAFGVLNSGALVFGLPGNPVSVAVSFEVFVRPALLALQGRAEIQRPRAVFTADAAWTTPPGRRQYLPAIVDLATRTVRPATAGGSGSHLAGGLARAHAFAILPAEVAAVAVGDPIDVMLVG; from the coding sequence ATGAGCGGGCGTCGTACGGTCGAGGACCAGCTCGCGCGTGTGCTCGCCGCGGTGCGGGTGCTCGATGCCGAGGCTCGTCCGGTGCGTTCGGCGGCAGGACGAACGCTGGCCGCTCCCGCCGCCGCCGCCCACGACATCCCGCTGTTCGACAACTCGGCGATGGATGGGTTCGCGGTACGGGGAGCCGATGTCGCCGCCGCATCCGAGGACAACCCGATCACTCTGCGAGTGGTCGCCGACCTGCCGGCGGGCGTCGCGCTCGACCCGCCGCTGGGTCCCGGCGACGCCGCACGGATCATGACCGGATCTCCCACGCCCGCCGACGCCGACGTGATCGTGCCGTTCGAGGACACGGAGGGCGGGCTCGCCGACTCCCTCGGCGAGGTGCGGGTGCTGCGCGCGCCCGCGAAGCCCGGCGTGTTCGTGCGCCGACGCGGCACCGACCTGCGCGCGGGTGACGAGGTGGTGCGCACCGGGGAGCGCCTGGGCGCCTTCCAGGTCGCGGCAGCGGTGGCGGCCGGCGTCGCCGAGGTCACGGTGACGCGCGCGCCCCGCGTGGCCGTGGTGTCGACGGGGAGCGAGCTGCTCGCACCCGGCGAGGCCGTGACCCGCGGCCACATCCCCGATTCGAACGGGCCTCTGCTCGAGCAGCTCGTCGCCGATGCCGACGCCGAGGTCGTGCTGGTCGCCCGCGTGACGGATGAGGCCGAGGCCGTGCGCGCCGTGACCGCCGAGGCCGTCGCGCTCGGCGCCGATGTCATCATCTTCACCGGCGGCGTGAGCGCCGGGGCCTACGAGCCTGTGCGCGGCGCCTTCGACGGCCAGGGCGAGGTGGAGTTCGCGAGCGTCGCGATGCAGCCGGGCAAGCCGCAGGCCTTCGGCGTGCTGAACAGTGGGGCTCTGGTGTTCGGGCTTCCGGGCAACCCCGTCAGCGTCGCCGTCTCGTTCGAGGTGTTCGTGCGCCCCGCGCTGCTCGCTCTGCAGGGGCGTGCTGAGATCCAGCGGCCGCGTGCGGTGTTCACCGCCGATGCGGCATGGACCACGCCCCCCGGCCGCCGCCAGTACCTCCCGGCGATCGTCGACCTCGCGACCCGCACCGTGCGCCCCGCCACCGCGGGTGGATCGGGATCACACCTGGCGGGTGGACTCGCACGAGCCCACGCGTTCGCGATCCTCCCGGCCGAGGTCGCGGCCGTCGCCGTGGGAGATCCGATCGATGTCATGCTGGTGGGATGA
- a CDS encoding HesA/MoeB/ThiF family protein, whose product MQPLVAPAPALDPQELVRTARHAVLAGIGEEGQRRLSAARVAVVGAGGLGSPVLLALAAAGVGSITVIDDDIVELTNLQRQLAHRVDDIGTHKTESAARAVTALAPQTAVTQVPERLDAANAARILGGADVVVDTSDSFATRRDVAAAAETLGVPVVWGAVQEWHAQVTVFWSAPREGEPVVLADLFPPGTEGEPPSCAQVGVLGALCVQVGGMLAGEVIKLVTGSGEPLLGRLAVVDALASRQHEIAIRPASSATAEVHA is encoded by the coding sequence ATGCAGCCTCTCGTCGCCCCCGCGCCCGCGCTGGACCCGCAAGAGCTCGTCCGCACGGCCCGGCACGCCGTGCTCGCGGGCATCGGAGAAGAAGGTCAGCGCCGTCTGAGCGCTGCACGCGTGGCGGTCGTCGGTGCGGGAGGTCTCGGCTCCCCCGTGCTGCTGGCCCTGGCCGCTGCGGGGGTCGGATCGATCACGGTCATCGACGACGACATCGTGGAGCTCACGAACCTACAGCGTCAGCTCGCGCACCGCGTCGACGACATCGGCACCCACAAGACCGAGTCTGCCGCCCGCGCCGTCACGGCGCTCGCCCCGCAGACCGCTGTGACGCAGGTACCCGAACGCCTCGATGCCGCTAACGCCGCCCGGATCCTCGGGGGCGCGGATGTCGTGGTCGACACGAGCGACTCCTTCGCCACCCGCCGCGACGTCGCTGCCGCCGCCGAAACCCTCGGGGTGCCCGTGGTGTGGGGCGCCGTGCAGGAGTGGCACGCGCAGGTCACCGTGTTCTGGTCGGCGCCGCGCGAGGGCGAACCGGTGGTGCTCGCCGACCTCTTCCCCCCTGGCACCGAGGGCGAACCGCCCAGCTGCGCGCAGGTCGGCGTGCTCGGCGCGCTGTGCGTGCAGGTCGGCGGGATGCTGGCCGGCGAAGTGATCAAGCTCGTGACCGGCTCCGGGGAACCCCTGCTCGGTCGGCTCGCGGTGGTCGATGCTCTGGCCTCGCGCCAGCATGAGATCGCGATCCGCCCTGCCTCGTCCGCGACGGCGGAGGTGCACGCATGA
- a CDS encoding lipase family alpha/beta hydrolase, with amino-acid sequence MSTAVVLVSGGAAVTPFTDPDRASGSGLAAGNTLTALRAHLLARGAAVFTAPARLGPGEVREDTGWQGFADVPVILPAELTVNAVGSIDEGGTRLAAFLRWLSAEHGFARIDLVAHSMGGLFSRAAIRELGDAGPSVTRLVTLGTPWDGSLLGDVLTDEISVTDAHGDAGTTQILERSRSYAAENSQGAADQVSRRFLRTWNATQAGVLDAVSVTAVGAGHFRAASEPRQLWPHDGLVSQQSARADEVPVEVLPHVARRTFEHDVHSIFFADAFDLPWERALTWDPDVFAVVDEALTD; translated from the coding sequence ATGTCCACAGCCGTCGTCCTCGTGTCCGGTGGTGCCGCCGTGACGCCGTTCACGGACCCCGACCGCGCCAGCGGCTCAGGTCTCGCCGCCGGGAACACGCTCACCGCGCTCCGCGCGCATCTGCTCGCCCGCGGCGCGGCGGTCTTCACCGCACCCGCACGCCTCGGCCCCGGAGAGGTCAGGGAAGACACCGGCTGGCAGGGGTTCGCCGACGTGCCGGTCATCCTGCCCGCCGAGCTGACCGTCAACGCGGTGGGCAGCATCGACGAGGGCGGCACCCGCCTGGCCGCTTTCCTGCGGTGGCTCAGCGCGGAGCACGGCTTCGCCCGCATCGACCTCGTCGCCCACTCGATGGGCGGGCTGTTCTCGCGCGCCGCGATCCGCGAGCTGGGCGATGCGGGCCCGTCGGTGACGCGTCTCGTCACCCTCGGGACGCCCTGGGACGGCTCTCTGCTCGGCGACGTGCTCACCGACGAGATCTCCGTCACCGACGCCCACGGCGACGCCGGAACGACCCAGATCCTCGAGCGGTCACGCAGCTACGCGGCCGAGAACTCGCAGGGGGCGGCCGACCAGGTCTCGCGGCGCTTCCTCCGGACATGGAACGCCACTCAGGCGGGCGTGCTCGACGCGGTGAGCGTCACGGCAGTGGGTGCCGGGCACTTCCGCGCGGCCTCCGAACCGCGCCAGCTGTGGCCGCACGACGGGCTCGTCTCGCAGCAGAGCGCGCGCGCAGACGAGGTTCCGGTCGAGGTGCTCCCCCACGTCGCCCGCCGCACGTTCGAGCACGACGTGCACAGCATCTTCTTCGCAGACGCCTTCGATCTGCCCTGGGAACGAGCGCTCACCTGGGACCCCGACGTGTTCGCGGTCGTCGACGAGGCGCTCACGGACTGA
- a CDS encoding D-alanyl-D-alanine carboxypeptidase family protein, translating to MPDATGEGTSMTAPSPPSDGLSEFAELMTHEQDLADDRDRITPEVRRARRRRGLIVTAVSLVLLLAACGGYIGWALTAPVAAPEVSTQTPQVPAVEAAVGVVPPANASAISISGADAYLGEGASGIWSSSGTGDPRPIASITKLITAMVILDTVPLASADDPGPTITFTKADHDLYDRYYVQGATIAPMPTGTAMSLHDALAAMLIPSASNYAEALSSQIFGSQNAFLAATRSWLSAHGLTGTTITEPTGISPRNTSTPADLLAIGKLAAAHPAIAQIVATSSISLPGAGQLYNTNGLLGTSGITGLKTGTLGEGTYSLLYTATLDVGAADPLAVTGVILGGDSRESVNAGAIAVLDSIRAGFHEVPLASGQEVGTISTPWGSTAELIIGEAASIFTWSDTPIVVTMDIKTPPTYQAGSVVGTVTWTAGPNTVTAPVTIQGSIDQPSEWWRLTHPSELGR from the coding sequence ATGCCAGACGCGACCGGTGAGGGGACCTCGATGACGGCACCGAGCCCTCCATCGGACGGGCTTTCCGAGTTCGCGGAGTTGATGACCCACGAGCAGGATCTCGCGGATGATCGTGATCGAATCACCCCGGAGGTGCGCAGAGCACGCAGACGCCGGGGACTCATCGTCACCGCCGTCAGTCTCGTCCTGCTGCTGGCCGCGTGCGGGGGATACATCGGGTGGGCTCTCACCGCCCCCGTGGCTGCGCCCGAGGTGAGCACGCAGACGCCGCAGGTCCCGGCCGTCGAGGCTGCCGTCGGCGTCGTTCCCCCGGCAAACGCCTCAGCCATCAGCATCTCCGGCGCGGACGCATATCTGGGCGAGGGTGCGAGTGGAATCTGGTCGTCGAGCGGAACCGGCGACCCTCGCCCCATCGCGAGCATCACGAAGCTCATCACTGCGATGGTCATCCTCGACACCGTCCCTCTGGCCTCCGCGGACGACCCAGGCCCCACGATCACCTTCACCAAGGCCGACCACGACCTCTACGACAGGTACTACGTGCAGGGCGCGACCATCGCCCCCATGCCCACCGGCACCGCGATGTCGCTGCATGACGCCCTGGCCGCCATGCTGATCCCCTCGGCGAGCAACTACGCCGAGGCACTGTCGTCGCAGATCTTCGGATCGCAGAACGCGTTCCTCGCAGCGACGCGCAGCTGGCTCTCCGCCCATGGACTGACCGGCACCACGATCACGGAGCCCACCGGCATCAGCCCGCGCAATACGAGCACGCCCGCCGACCTCCTGGCGATCGGGAAGCTCGCGGCCGCTCATCCGGCCATCGCTCAGATCGTCGCGACCTCGTCGATCTCGCTCCCCGGAGCCGGCCAGCTCTACAACACCAACGGCCTTCTGGGGACCTCCGGGATCACGGGATTGAAGACCGGCACCCTGGGCGAGGGCACGTACAGCCTGCTGTACACGGCGACCCTCGATGTGGGAGCCGCCGATCCACTGGCCGTGACCGGTGTCATTCTCGGAGGAGACTCGCGCGAGTCGGTGAACGCCGGCGCGATCGCGGTCTTGGACAGCATCCGCGCCGGTTTCCACGAGGTGCCGCTCGCATCCGGCCAGGAAGTCGGCACGATCTCGACACCGTGGGGATCCACCGCTGAGCTGATCATCGGAGAGGCGGCATCGATCTTCACCTGGTCCGACACCCCGATCGTCGTGACCATGGACATCAAGACCCCGCCGACGTACCAGGCTGGCTCTGTCGTGGGGACCGTCACCTGGACCGCCGGACCGAACACCGTCACGGCTCCGGTGACGATCCAGGGCAGCATCGACCAGCCGTCCGAGTGGTGGCGACTCACCCACCCGTCCGAGCTCGGCCGGTGA
- a CDS encoding TOBE domain-containing protein codes for MQTYRIARAAQLLGVSDDTVRRWIDQRLLPVTDAVPAEIPGDALAARAITLATEATDAGDALSSARNRFVGIVTRVQIEGLMAQVDIQSGPHRVVSLMSAEAAQELQLEVGSLATASVKATQVVVEVPKG; via the coding sequence ATGCAGACCTACCGGATCGCTCGCGCCGCACAGCTGCTCGGGGTGAGCGACGACACCGTGCGCCGCTGGATCGATCAGAGGTTGCTGCCCGTGACCGACGCCGTGCCGGCGGAGATCCCCGGCGACGCGCTCGCCGCTCGCGCGATCACGCTCGCCACCGAGGCCACGGATGCTGGAGACGCGCTGTCCAGCGCGCGCAACCGCTTCGTCGGCATCGTGACCAGGGTGCAGATCGAGGGGCTGATGGCGCAGGTCGACATCCAGTCCGGACCGCATCGCGTGGTCTCGCTCATGTCGGCGGAGGCCGCGCAGGAACTGCAGCTCGAGGTCGGCTCGCTCGCCACCGCATCCGTCAAGGCGACCCAGGTCGTCGTCGAAGTCCCGAAGGGGTGA